A single Pochonia chlamydosporia 170 chromosome Unknown PCv3seq00011, whole genome shotgun sequence DNA region contains:
- a CDS encoding sugar porter (SP) family MFS transporter (similar to Coccidioides immitis RS XP_001242053.1), which translates to MEKKVSSESPDGLRDEPVMQHAEQQGRRGSTALNIIENPLKRKTEDQAVRDAKTFAETHGMSEHAELFGRAALVARDPKRFEMISELHEEERSALLYERDHKWHGPFMLWYSIGLCAVGAATQGWDQTGANGANLSFPQEFGIDKPGRDEWIVGLVNSIIFLTAGLIGAFIVDPLNHYLGRRGEIFVTAACLTATPIGSGFAKSWQGLFAARFVMGIGIGAKNATVPIYSAEMAPARTRGALVMFWQLWVVAGIFLGFAANVIVKDTGPIAWRLQFGSAFIPSFVLMIGIFFCPESPRWLMKHNKHDKAFRSMLRLRAHPIIAARDFYYSYIIYEEEKKEARGSGYFSRLWDCFAVPRIRRANYGASTVMIAQQMCGINIISFYSSSIFESVGYTATEALYASLGYGAVQVLATIPTLFLIDTKGRRTLTMITFPLMCIFLLAAGLSLLPNGAYHIAPQDANQNPGNDFRSRGARIGPVVLFVYLFTICYSLGEGPVAFQYSAEVFPTIQREQGMAWAVCINNTFAGILGLTFPRMKTVMTSTGAFGFYAGLNLVAWVMIFCFVRETKQLTLEELDQVFSVPTKKFIHYESTVWLPWFIKRYVFFQKIPRPPPIIEKAENVDDVKEA; encoded by the exons ATGGAGAAAAAAGTGTCTAGTGAGTCTCCCGATGGGCTCCGGGATGAACCCGTAATGCAACATGCCGAGCAACAGGGCCGACGCGGTTCTACTGCTCTCAACATTATTGAGAATCCTCTCAAG CGCAAAACCGAGGACCAGGCAGTTCGCGATGCAAAGACCTTTGCTGAAACCCATGGCATGTCTGAGCACGCCGAACTCTTTGGTCGCGCCGCTCTGGTGGCACGAGATCCCAAGAGATTTGAGATGATCTCGGAACTGCATGAGGAAGAGCGCAGCGCTCTCTTGTATGAAAGAGATCACAAGTGGCATGGTCCATTCATGCTGTGGTACTCGATCGGTCTCTGTGCTGTGGGAGCTGCTACTCAGGGATGGGATCAGACGGGAGCCAACGGCGCAAACTTGTCCTTTCCCCAGGAGTTCGGAATTGATAAGCCGGGAAGAGATGAATGGATTGTTGGATTGGTCAACTCTATCATCTTTCTCACTGCTGGTCTCAT CGGCGCTTTCATCGTTGATCCGCTCAATCACTATTTGGGACGACGTGGAGAGATCTTCGTCACGGCTGCTTGTCTTACTGCAACTCCGATCGGATCTGGTTTTGCCAAGTCGTGGCAGGGTCTCTTTGCCGCGAGATTCGTCATGGGCATCGGCATTGGCGCCAAGAACGCCACGGTGCCTATCTATtcggctgagatggctcCCGCCAGGACTCGAGGTGCTCTTGTCATGTTCTGGCAGCTTTGGGTTGTCGCTG GTATCTTCTTGGGTTTCGCCGCCAATGTTATCGTCAAGGACACTGGCCCAATTGCTTGGCGACTCCAGTTTGGTTCTGCCTTTATCCCGTCGTTTGTCCTTATGattggcatcttcttctgccccGAGTCACCAAGATGGCTTATGAAGCACAACAAGCACGATAAGGCGTTCCGATCTATGCTCAGGCTGCGAGCCCACCCCATTATCGCAGCAAGAGACTTCTACTACTCATACATCATCTatgaggaggagaagaaggaggccCGTGGCTCCGGCTACTTTTCCCGACTGTGGGATTGCTTTGCTGTGCCCAGGATCCGAAGAGCCAACTATGGTGCTTCGACTGTCATGATTGCGCAGCAAATGTGTGGTATCAACA TCATTTCCTTCTACAGTTCGTCCATTTTCGAGAGCGTGGGCTACACCGCGACCGAAGCATTGTATGCATCGCTCGGATACGGTGCTGTTCAAGTCTTGGCAACCATCCCGACTTTATTCCTCATTGACACAAAGGGCCGTAGAACCCTGACCATGATT ACCTTCCCCCTCATGtgcatcttcctcttggcTGCCGGGCTTTCACTCCTTCCCAATGGTGCATATCATATTGCTCCTCAGGATGCAAACCAGAACCCTGGAAACGACTTTAGATCCCGTGGTGCGAGGATTGGACCCGTTGTTCT TTTCGTGTACCTGTTTACCATTTGCTACTCGTTGGGTGAAGGGCCGGTCGCGTTCCAGTACTCTGCCGAAGTCTTCCCCACGATTCAGCGTGAACAGGGAATGGCATGGGCTGTCTGTATCAACAACACCTTTG CTGGAATCTTAGGTTTGACTTTCCCACGCATGAAGACAGTTATGACTTCAACAGGAGCCT TCGGTTTCTATGCCGGTCTCAATCTAGTTGCTTGGGTCATGATTTTCTGCTTCGTGCGAGAAACGAAACAGCTCACGCTGGAAGAATTGGACC AGGTTTTCTCGGTGCCAACAAAGAAGTTTATTCATTACGAATCAACTGTGTGGCTTCCGTGGTTCATCAAGCGATACGTTTTCTTCCAAAAGATCCCTCGCCCGCCTCCTATTATCGAGAAGGCGGAAAATGTCGACGACGTAAAGGAGGCGTAA